Proteins co-encoded in one Fibrobacter sp. UWT2 genomic window:
- a CDS encoding geranylgeranylglycerol-phosphate geranylgeranyltransferase, which produces MLLALVKMSRPVNIVIAMVTLVIGYYLLSALPTTTGGIEWFPLVLQALGFAFAIAFANIQNDIWDLDSDRLNRPERPLVSGKVSVAAARRAWIILLVLTVAAGLADSLMTKTNFTACIFFVLLSALLVAYNKWLKHIPLLKNMTVAFLCATPLILCLFYPTGLKESIESTLGISNKIGLLYPAMLFAILLTTAREIYKDLEDETGDLKAGIMTFPLIAGAPTARRLAGLICLFTWAILPLPVAQGYYPMLFLIITGIAFTPAVIAILVFANKRNYRNAQKLVKIAMFAGLIALVVSC; this is translated from the coding sequence ATGCTCCTAGCCCTCGTTAAAATGTCCCGGCCGGTGAATATCGTGATTGCGATGGTCACGCTTGTAATCGGCTACTACCTGCTTTCGGCGTTGCCTACAACGACGGGCGGTATCGAATGGTTTCCGCTTGTTTTGCAGGCGCTCGGTTTTGCATTTGCAATTGCCTTTGCAAACATCCAGAACGATATTTGGGACTTGGATAGCGACCGTCTGAATCGCCCGGAGCGTCCGCTGGTGAGCGGAAAGGTTTCGGTGGCGGCGGCGCGGAGGGCGTGGATTATTCTTCTTGTGCTCACAGTTGCGGCGGGCCTTGCCGACAGCCTGATGACCAAGACGAACTTCACGGCTTGCATTTTCTTTGTGCTACTCAGCGCGCTTCTTGTCGCCTACAACAAGTGGCTCAAGCACATCCCGCTTTTAAAGAACATGACGGTTGCCTTCCTTTGCGCAACACCCCTGATTCTCTGCCTGTTCTACCCCACGGGCCTCAAGGAATCCATCGAATCGACGCTTGGAATTTCGAACAAAATCGGACTTCTCTACCCCGCGATGCTGTTCGCAATACTCCTCACGACCGCCCGCGAAATCTACAAGGACCTGGAAGACGAAACTGGCGACCTCAAGGCTGGCATCATGACGTTCCCACTGATTGCAGGCGCCCCCACCGCTAGGCGCCTCGCCGGCCTCATTTGCCTTTTCACCTGGGCCATTTTACCGCTGCCTGTCGCGCAGGGTTACTACCCCATGCTCTTCTTGATTATCACCGGAATCGCCTTTACCCCCGCCGTCATCGCGATTCTCGTTTTTGCAAACAAGCGTAACTACCGAAACGCTCAAAAACTGGTGAAAATCGCCATGTTCGCAGGCCTTATCGCCCTCGTCGTGAGCTGTTAA
- the rsgA gene encoding ribosome small subunit-dependent GTPase A, producing MLNNEFDDEPEPLRRVKPTRRDHRSRRIDVMRELESGVVDERPVKERFSREFKNPRIKKIKDPLEKIDEKDCVEGLVVEVHRRTCEVRLDSSTTPNGFAQNDSLPTSYCLPSTVTAMYRATTSKALGEFPAVGDRVLLGQVNEDEDSGEGVGSQKYCVVRVLPRKSELKRPGPRDSFRRKLTLAANIDQVVIVASVTQPEFNYGFMDRFLLAANLNNLPFVLVLTKMDLLPNGEADLNDDIRDFMSIVDKVIPVSVKTGVGLERLREELLGKSSVFSGQSGVGKSTLVNALVPGAELETGAVRERDGKGRHTTTSSSLFDFPGGGYVIDTPGIRSIGLADGDDDMDGETLAKIFPGFFEGDLFTCKYSNCKHLKEPGCSVREAVESGKLSRARYASYLRILNSRN from the coding sequence ATGCTAAATAACGAATTCGATGACGAACCGGAACCGCTCCGTCGCGTAAAGCCGACCCGCCGCGATCACCGCAGCAGGCGTATTGACGTGATGCGTGAATTGGAATCGGGCGTGGTAGACGAGCGCCCGGTCAAGGAGCGTTTCAGTCGCGAATTCAAGAATCCCCGCATCAAGAAAATCAAGGACCCGCTCGAAAAGATCGACGAGAAGGATTGCGTTGAGGGCTTGGTGGTCGAAGTACACCGAAGAACATGTGAAGTTCGGTTAGATTCTTCGACTACGCCTAACGGCTTCGCTCAGAATGACTCCCTTCCTACTTCCTACTGCCTACCGTCTACTGTTACTGCCATGTACCGTGCGACGACTTCGAAGGCGCTGGGGGAATTTCCGGCGGTGGGTGACCGCGTGCTTTTGGGTCAGGTGAACGAAGACGAGGACAGCGGCGAAGGTGTCGGTTCGCAGAAGTATTGCGTGGTGCGTGTGCTCCCGCGAAAGAGCGAACTCAAGCGCCCCGGCCCCCGCGATAGCTTTAGGCGTAAGCTCACCCTGGCAGCGAATATTGACCAGGTGGTGATTGTCGCGAGCGTGACTCAGCCGGAATTCAACTACGGATTTATGGACCGCTTCTTGCTGGCGGCTAACCTGAACAACTTGCCGTTTGTGCTGGTGCTGACCAAGATGGACCTGCTGCCGAATGGCGAAGCTGACCTGAACGACGATATCCGCGACTTCATGAGTATCGTGGACAAGGTGATTCCCGTGAGTGTGAAGACGGGGGTGGGCCTGGAACGTCTGCGCGAGGAACTCCTGGGCAAGTCGTCTGTGTTCAGCGGACAGAGTGGCGTGGGCAAGTCGACGCTGGTGAATGCCTTGGTGCCGGGTGCGGAACTTGAAACCGGCGCCGTGCGCGAACGCGACGGCAAGGGAAGGCATACGACGACTTCTTCGAGCCTGTTCGATTTTCCGGGTGGCGGCTACGTAATTGATACGCCGGGGATTAGGAGTATTGGTCTTGCCGACGGTGACGACGATATGGACGGCGAGACCTTGGCGAAGATTTTCCCGGGATTTTTCGAGGGCGACTTGTTTACCTGCAAGTACAGCAACTGCAAGCACCTGAAGGAACCGGGCTGCTCGGTGCGCGAGGCGGTAGAATCGGGTAAGCTTTCGCGGGCCCGCTATGCGAGTTATTTGAGAATTTTGAATTCTAGGAACTAG